From Quercus lobata isolate SW786 chromosome 11, ValleyOak3.0 Primary Assembly, whole genome shotgun sequence:
agtttgtccatgaatcaagtgaagaagtgatgttcattaagtctcgatagctagctcaacagctagtatctatcgaggtttaaaagagCCGTTTCAGCCCGAGGcttgacagctgctcgacagataAGGTATTTATCGAGATTTTtgaagttcagtttttcaaattgattttcatcaaatccgtgagtatgtgtttaggctttcttttctcacaaccctaaacatatataaggatcaATTTAAGAGCCGTCATAGatgatgcaactcaatgcaaaaaaatttcacaagcatattatgaatcggagacatatgccctagttcatctttttattgaagaagctactgtgtttgtacaccatagggttttgtgactaagcaacttcatgatcttcatcgtgtgataaacaaaagaaatttaaagccaacatccttctcaagttggtgatcaagtcgcgtattgggatccgcgcatctattggttagtcacatattgggagtcgtgcattgaaaaggggagattgtcactatagaacaagtccaattaggtattgaggtaaggattcaactgtaagttggtataagatattagaattcttttacttgtaaccgcttgttttgataatagtggattctcgggaattgtgaccttaaaatcacctacTAAGGTTTTTGCTATGTAGATTTTCcccatttataaacaaatcatcgtgtcaaattaatttttattgcatACTTaggttaattggtgatttgtttgtactaccacatACATTGCATGTTAGTTTGATTAATTgataaatttggctaattaatcaattaatatatcacTAGGAgccaatacattcttggcctttCACACATTACCACTGGTTTACTGGCCACTAATCTGGAGGTCCCTAGTCATTGATTCACCTGAACAAAGGCCGAAGTGTAGTAAACGACAAGAACCAAAGAAAATTGTTGAGTTCGTTGCAATGCTAAGACTGTGGCGGCAGCAGCAATaaggaattttttgttttattcgtatttattttaagtaaataacCTATTTATGTCAAAGATTTTTATTCTTGGTATTTGGAGGAGCTAATGGGCCAAGAAATGGactggatttaaaaaaaaaaaaaaaaaaaaaaaggtttttcgTAATGAATCTTAAGATATGTGAGAGACAAATGAATTTTAACTGGGTACTgaacccataatttttttttttcctcaaattctGGGGGGccaataaattaatttacaaacaacttatatataatttttcaatctATTAAGGCAGTAAGtgaaattttaacaaatttagaGGGGGccaaacaccccccccccccccccccggggcGGTCTCAACATGGCTCCGCTACCGGATGAAAAACGTAAACCTAACTAACGATGATATTAATATTAATGCCAAGATGTAGATAGtagctttaatttattttttattttttaaaaaagtcacTGCAGTTGGTTCATTTCAAATGCAGCAAATCAAATGTGTGCCTCTcaaatattcaaaaacaaattacaaaGCTGCTTCAGTCAATTCAAAACCGCAATGAATACCTTCCTTCAAGATAttcataacaaaattaaatccaaaaatcaGCATGGCCCcataaaacttatttaaaaaagaaaaaatcggTAAACACAATTAATCATCATGTCCCAGAAAGAGACTGAGATGGAGGTCGTCAATCTTCAGTTTAAGGTTATAATTTGATGCTTTTGGCTACAATACAAAATACCAAATCCCAAAAGCCCAGCTCAAAACACGTCTGAAATAAAACCCCAGAATTGGTGGATCCAAAcaatgagagagaaaataatataggGGACTAAGCAACATCTTCATCTGCATAGAAACAAGTCAGTAATAATGTGAATCCTGGCTTAATTCGgaagttgaaaatttgaaatgacCACAAATAATCCTTTGCCTAAGGACCAAACGCATAGGAGTGGATTTGCATCACAATCCCATAAAGTTAATGATATCATTCATCCACCACAACCTGAAATATGAAGGCTCCCATTCACAGGGAGGGTTCTCACCGCGAAGAGAGATTTTCACAAAATTGTCATGTGACCAGTCTATATGGCATCTTAATTAGGTggtattaatattaatatttaaatattactcTTAGCCACATTGACATTTTTCATCTGTCACttgacacaataccaaaaggttaaaaattaaattaacacatTTAATACGTTAAGGACTAAACCAACATTCGAcgtaagctaattttttttaagaacatttttaatttgatattgaTAACcatattgatttttttggcctatatacAGTATCATCAGAGCATCAGACTAAAGAATCAAATTGAAAGATGTTTAAATATGACTTCTTTCTTGGCATGCCACTCCTATACTCTAATTTAAGGAATTTTGAGTGCTAACTTAATCATTGTAGAATTTTTGGCCACACCACACTTGTGTTACTTTGAACTTCGGGTGTTCATATTTTGCAGGTCTTCCAAAGCTTGTTTGGACGTGTAATTATCGAGATTCTTTGCATTATCATATaatggaaaattcttaaataCTCTCGAATCATGGAGAAATGGTGTTCCATTCTCTCACATTTATAGTACCATGAATTTATTGAGTTGACAtcaccatgaatgtgagaggaggaagcACCATTCTCCATACTCtgagagtacctaagaattaccCTCATATAATAATCAAGAATTAGCAATTAAGTTTGCTAATCTCTTCTTGTGCCATGTCAATCACTTTTTTCCAACTCTTCTCtgccatttgttttttttactcATCTTCTCCTTATTATCCAAATCTTACCATTACTCTTCCTTCAACCATTCTCATCCCTTTTTTGGTGCTTCTTCTCTCCAATATTATTCTCCACTTCTCAccgttactctctctctctccctgtTTGACTCTTTTCCCCATCTTTTCTATTACTCCCTCTTtgcatctctctctcatttaatCCATGTTCTGtctaaaaaagaaatgagattaatttctctctcttgtgtgtgtgtgtatatatatatatatatatttatatatgataaattatcaattgtccAAATAAGTTAAGCTTAACTATTAAGAAATAGtgcatttaattatttaatcataattttaacaTACCATGATAGATTACTCattgttccaaaagtttaaattattagaaaatagtgaatttaatcatttaaccattataATTCTAACACCTTTGTTCTTTtgctagactttttttttttttttaatttcttgaaactcTGGTTTAAGTTGGtgagtttttatgtttttgaaaattctattaTGGGTTGatgagtaatttttttatgattttgacAACTATTCTTGAGATTGATGTGTTTTGGTGATTTATTTCTTAATTCCACATCACAtgtcctctctctccctcttgttgatttggtttaattttaattagagttaATCCTTTGCTAAAATGCCCTAAAACAAACATTGTACCAAGTGCATAAAACTCCTACTTTTCTGTAATTTGGGATAAGGGAATGGTAGGTGGCCTAATTTTCATATATTCAGGAAAATTAAAACATCAACTTTATTGAAATTACAGGTTGATACACTTGCATCAATAACTTCAATTTGTAGCCATTGTACTTCATATATTATTCTCtcataaagtataaaataaacaGTTTTTGTAATATAGTATAAGGACAATTTATTGAAGCATATTTCTTCACAATATTTCTTATCTCCGAGATGACTAAATCATGCTTTCGAAGTCCCAACTCTGAACAACATAAAGTAGGAGCTAAAATGTTATTGCTTGCCGATTAATTATACTACCTCCAATCCAGCCTACTCTGATATCTTGAAATCACTAATTTGCAggttttcaactttttgtttttggaaattacTTCGACTTCTGTTATTTATAAACTCTCCCCAGTTGTATGCCTTAAATTTAGCAGGGTTTTTCTCATTCGTCAGCTCCTCCAAAGGCTCAACCATGGTGGAGAGTGGAGGTAGTAAGAAGAATGGATATGAgaacctttctctctctgaaTTCACTATCACCCTGTGCTCCACACTCTCATATGTGTCATTGCTCCAAACCTGAACAATTTGATTGCTTGAGTTAAACTGGTCAATTACAAAAGCCTCTAAAAACATTTAAGCTCTAATACAGGGATAgattattaattctaatttggctagtaattttatcattatttttcggATACATACATGTATGGAGTGCACAAAGAAAAAGTAACATACGAACACCAAATGCATAAAATCCACCCCCACACTTGGAAATGCAACACTAttgaattttttacattttactactataatatctaaaaaataaatttcctaCCCTCAATTATTTCAATCTCTCAAAACAGGGACGGACCCACGCTAGGGCAGAGGGGGGCCATGCCCCCCCCCCTGCGCCCCCGCcccccaaaaaaaccaaaaaaaaaaaaaaaaaaaaaaaaaaaaaactaatatatgtAAATAAGCTAATAcccaccaccacccccccccaattaaattaaaaaaaaaaaaaaaaactggtatacaaaaaaattaagatttgtcCTTTGTCTCTCCttctctaaaatatttagatattgacctataagaaaagaaataaataaataaaattcatgccattttaattgcaaaaacaaaataaataaataaataaatatggactaaacaaaaatcacgcacaaaataacaaaattagaaacacttattttgtatgttttactttgttgatgtgttttataatatgaaatgtttaaaaaatacttattttgtatgcagtattttgttgaatatgaaatagatgttagttttttattttcataaaaaaaaatataaaaaaaaaaaaatggttttgagCTTTGCCTCCCCCCCCCCTCCCGTGGTACAAATCCTAGTTCCGTCCTTATCACAAaacatattctctctctcaataggTTTTTTGAATCGATCTCTcttttcacaataaaatatatatatatatatatatatatatgagagagagagagagagagagagagagagagagagagagagagagagagagagagagaatatataGTGCATTGGACATAGAGTGGTTATGTACTTAAAGTAGATAAAGTATTTTTTGGTAatacaaaatgcattttattttttatttttggacttGGATGCTTTTAATTAGCCTCTTACTTCTGTCAGATTTCACACACATTTCTTGTCATGATAATGTCAGACATAGGTAGCATTTGGTAATACAACTCGTAGGAGAGTATGAATTTTGATGCATTCTAGAAAAATTAATCCCAACAGGATACATTCTTTTGAAAAGTACGCATGTTCTATCATTTTactgtaaaaaaaagaaaaatacgcATGTTTAGTATCATGCTGAAACTCTTATTAAAACAGAATTAGATTAAATAGATATCCTTTGGACGAGTACTAATTTGAATGATTAATGATTTGTACTTAGAAAAGTTAAATATATGGAAATGTTACCTGAATAATGTCACCAACATTGATGATATAAGCGTCTGGGGTGGGTTTGACCCGAACCCACTCTCCATCTGTTTTCTGCTTCACTTCCAATCCTCCAACATCATCTTGAGCAAGGATGGTTAAGGCACCAGCATCCTTGTGCCGACCGACACCGAGCGCTAACTCAGGGGTTGGGCAAGGTGGATAGTGATTTAGACGGATGAAACTGGTCTGATCTTTGAAGAAGCCATGGAACCTATCTGCTGGCAAGTCTAGGGACAGTGCAATAAGTTCCAATAACTTGTAAGCTAGTTTTACCATCTCTTGACCATAGTCTTGGCATGTCTCCCTGGTCAGTTATCAAAGCAGTCCATCAGATCACATAGATAGAATCCCTTGAATTGGGCTTCAAACTAGAtcataattcttgatagatTAATCTCAATTCTAAATCAATTACATAGGATCCTCCCAAATAACAGTTACGAAGACACGTTCATCTCTTATAGGAATTAGGACACAATAGTCCTATAATAATGATTtccatatattaattattgttaaaaaaactTACCTTAATTCTGGAGGGTACTCAGGCCACTGATTTTTCCATTCAATGACTTCCTTGTCATCAGGCTCATGCGAGGCAGGGACTATAGTGGGTTCCTCTACAGCAAAATCAAACACTTCTTTCCAGTCCCTAACATTCTTGGTATGTTCTGTGTCATAGTAACCAGTCACCTTCTTCTCATTCCTCCTCaccttcctcttctcctccaAACTCTGAGCAAAGAATTTCCTCGAGGCACCATCAATCTTCTCTCGCTTCTCCAAAGGCACCCCATGATTGATCACCTGGAAGAACCCCCACTCCTTGCATGCATCGCCTACCTCTTTAACAAGGCCTTCAAATTCAATCGCAGAAACATTGTTGGAGGGGAGTATTGGAGAAAGATCGATTAGTGGGACACCTTTGCCTTCGATGTAGGAGATTTTTGGCCTGTGTTCAGGTTCTTGGATGAAAGCTGGATCAACCTCTCCCATGATAATtggtggatgatttttttactgttttgtAAGAATTGGGGTGGTGATGTAGGAATGGTaggttttttaacttttatatgtgagattttagttttatttacgTAGATTGAACTTGGACGGATTTTCGGTTTCTGATTGGTCCGAGAAGATTAAAACTAAGATAAgattttgtatggtacttttaTACGTGTGagatttgagttttatttatgtACTTTGAACTTGGACGGG
This genomic window contains:
- the LOC115967697 gene encoding protein DMR6-LIKE OXYGENASE 2-like is translated as MGEVDPAFIQEPEHRPKISYIEGKGVPLIDLSPILPSNNVSAIEFEGLVKEVGDACKEWGFFQVINHGVPLEKREKIDGASRKFFAQSLEEKRKVRRNEKKVTGYYDTEHTKNVRDWKEVFDFAVEEPTIVPASHEPDDKEVIEWKNQWPEYPPELRETCQDYGQEMVKLAYKLLELIALSLDLPADRFHGFFKDQTSFIRLNHYPPCPTPELALGVGRHKDAGALTILAQDDVGGLEVKQKTDGEWVRVKPTPDAYIINVGDIIQVWSNDTYESVEHRVIVNSERERFSYPFFLLPPLSTMVEPLEELTNEKNPAKFKAYNWGEFINNRSRSNFQKQKVENLQISDFKISE